Below is a genomic region from Fulvia fulva chromosome 5, complete sequence.
GAATTTGGCCTCGGTGTACTTCGCAGGTGTGGAGCCCAGCAATGCAAGCGCAAGATCGTTAGGTCCGATGAAGACCCTGTCGACACCTTGGACCTGGCAGATCTCATCCACATCATTACGACCTTCAATCGACTCGATCGGAAGCATGACCACGACACTGTCGTTCGCTGATGCAACATACTCGACAGGTGTTGACAGCCCATGCTCGAACGCTGCGAAAGCAGAACCTCGACCTTGCACGCCGGTGGGAGAAACTTCGCAAAGGATACAAAAGACTCGGCCTCGACTGCACTGTTGATCATCGGAACAAGAACACCGTGTGCACCCGTGTCAGGGGCTCTCTTCACCAACGACGCTGACGGCCCACGAATCCGGACAATGGGCGAGGATCCAGCACTGGCTACGACGCTGACCATGTCATGCATGTCAGAGTCGCCGATACCCCGTGCTCCCGATCTATGATAGCCGCGTCTAGTCCTGTGTGGGCCACGACTTGAGCATGCCTCACGCCTTTTAATGCCAAGAAGGTCGTCATTGCGGTCTGGCCGTTTCGGAGAGTGTTCAAAAGTTTTGGAGTAGCCATTGTCGCCACTCGTTTGCCCGAAGCGCGGAGTAAGATGATCGCCCTGTTCGACGGTTTATCGGTCAATGTGAACATCAAGAAGATGATGGTATGGGCAGAGAGACCGCCTTCTCCCTCGTGAAG
It encodes:
- a CDS encoding 4-hydroxy-2-oxo-heptane-1,7-dioate aldolase, producing the protein MFTLTDKPSNRAIILLRASGKRVATMATPKLLNTLRNGQTAMTTFLALKGVRHAQVVAHTGLDAAIIDRDVVASAGSSPIVRIRGPSASLVKRAPDTGAHGVLVPMINISPTGVQGRGSAFAAFEHGLSTPVEYVASANDSVVVMLPIESIEGRNDVDEICQVQGVDRVFIGPNDLALALLGSTPAKYTEAKFLAAIDKIVGAARTHDKEVGMLVADGEQACAAKERFDLIAIGTDVRAMQALYRAALEKARS